A genome region from Panicum virgatum strain AP13 chromosome 4K, P.virgatum_v5, whole genome shotgun sequence includes the following:
- the LOC120704208 gene encoding BTB/POZ domain-containing protein At1g04390-like: MRPAFSASKPSPSGREKGRRKGAAEQLLADQVLSLRARLHGALALGLTKSDGHGAKRWRSTDAGIQSHVLKAVAAFVGSLTNDALRLAPVKESVSDILLALEGILKTNNVSVLIQAADVSLKLVSCIGNSVRQYQILEMVSSLSCQLSSDHLRIAIPCASALTCILNSLVTARASAQAEIWEALEKTNAAASVISALQNYAHDVHPLNYLTEMISLLRSILWIWPSSRYHVWSNCNLMAKLAQYCFSAETTVAAKILKLYAALALCGNGAMILLKDEELIPKICDLMGKSHPSLTRIEALKLCQVLLRSPRGCNQLMTSHYQPIVQGIINAMSEIDEKSLVTEGCRTALLALRYHGNHHRCFWSNSIDEVLYKILAGSCRSEHQTHQMVCHGELFNKDSKDIMNIDPYVWDILGYLAVHCNNEYLSARKRKNNFLQALISCACSLATDITQKNSSTKFSKEELEPAMRAVLMMLLSPSQYIFSEASSKFLEVVLPLGDECMNILLSSLNSNVTRNLTASFDCVKIMNNLMNLACLVIVQSNHSLNKRNAVCVLSTILKECLHNRLYITRSNIASHLQFCFDGGSCCYLAEEWEGENVILFYGLVVLYNVLRRVSLVCIHCEKNLDGGIVCHDCREYYNEGLIRVLEHALSQNMSPGPKSYIVHILSLFGLCGFPSKLGGKMRSALCDNELVDLELLLADSESLSAHAAILSVRCPKLLPSEKSLVHDGKTTDEWRRRSLYHVRMSGRVDSHALKKILEYTYTGFVTVDADMVRPVKTLAKYCHLKSLQETLQREQPRWSSDCPGYNLTAAVEPAEHSFSDIILEAQSNEKMECRHGSCELSTPHVHSHKIILSMSCDYLRALFQSGMHESFAEAIRVPVGWGALDKLVQWFYSGELPRIAPDCRWKNMSSEEQLSHLKPYAELSSLAEFWFLEGVKEESLAAVVSCLNSSTSASLEFIGFAANLGQWGLVETAIGSVAHLYPRLRDSGRLERLDEDVLNMLRAEYVRYSQHRGGSY; the protein is encoded by the exons ATGCgaccggccttctccgcctccaaGCCGTCGCCGTCCGGGAGGGAGAAGGGCAGGAGGAAGGGCGCCGCCGAGCAGCTGCTCGCCGACCAGGTCCTCTCCCTCCGCGCTCGCCTCCAcggcgccctcgccctcggcctcACCAA GTCTGATGGCCACGGTGCTAAAAGATGGCGGTCTACTGATGCTGGAATACAGTCTCATGTGCTCAAAGCGGTGGCTGCGTTTGTCGGTTCCCTGACAAATGATGCACTTAGGCTTGCACCTGTAAAG GAGTCAGTTTCAGATATACTCCTAGCACTGGAAGGTATTCTTAAGACAAACAACGTTTCAGTGCTGATCCAAGCAGCAGATGTGAGCTTAAAGTTGGTTTCCTGTATAGGAAATTCTGTTCGACAGTACCAAATTTTGGAAATGGTTTCATCCCTGTCATGCCAGTTGTCTTCAGACCACCTGCGTATAGCCATACCATGTGCAAGTGCACTGACCTGTATACTGAATAGCCTAGTTACAGCGAGAGCTTCAGCTCAGGCAGAAATCTGGGAGGCTCTTGAGAAAACCAATGCAGCTGCAAGTGTTATTTCAGCTCTGCAGAATTACGCCCATGATGTTCATCCCCTGAACTATCTGACGGAGATGATATCTCTGCTAAGGAGTATCCTGTGGATTTGGCCCTCTTCGAGATACCATGTTTGGAGTAACTGCAACTTGATGGCGAAGCTGGCACAATATTGTTTTAGTGCTGAAACAACAGTTGCTGCGAAAATTCTTAAGCTGTATGCTGCTTTAG CTTTATGTGGCAATGGAGCGATGATCCTTCTTAAGGATGAAGAGTTGATCCCTAAAATTTGTGACCTTATGGGAAAATCTCATCCTAGTCTTACTAGGATCGAAGCATTGAAGCTCTGTCAGGTTCTTCTG AGATCTCCAAGAGGCTGCAATCAGTTAATGACTTCACATTATCAGCCTATTGTTCAAGGCATAATCAATGCAATGTCTGAAATTGATGAAAAATCATTAGTAACAGAGGGCTGCCGTACAGCATTACTGGCCCTTCGTTACCATGGGAATCATCATAGATGCTTCTGGTCTAATTCCATTGATGAAGTATTATATAAGATTCTTGCTGGGAGCTGCCGCTCTGAACATCAAACCCATCAGATGGTGTGCCATGGTGAGCTGTTCAACAAAGATTCCAAAGACATTATGAATATAGATCCCTATGTATGGGATATACTTGGATATCTAGCAGTACATTGCAATAACGAGTATCTGTCTGCAAGAAAACGGAAAAACAATTTCTTGCAGGCATTGATATCTTGTGCTTG CTCACTAGCAACAGATATAACACAGAAAAACAGTTCCACAAAATTTTCCAAAGAGGAGCTGGAGCCAGCTATGAGGGCAGTTCTTATGATGCTCCTCTCTCCTAGCCAATACATTTTTTCTGAGGCAAGTTCTAAATTTCTGGAAGTTGTTCTGCCATTAGGTGATGAATGTATGAACATTCTCTTGTCGTCATTAAACTCTAATGTGACAAGAAATCTTACCGCATCTTTCGACTGTGTGAAAATTATGAACAACCTCATGAATCTAGCATGCTTAGTGATAGTGCAATCTAACCATAGTCTGAACAAGAGGAATGCTGTATGTGTATTATCCACCATTTTAAAGGAATGTCTGCACAATCGTTTGTACATTACGAGGTCAAACATTGCTTCACACCTGCAATTTTGTTTTGATGGTGGTTCATGTTGCTATCTCGCTGAAGAATGGGAGGGTGAAAATGTTATCCTATTTTATGGTCTCGTTGTGTTGTATAATGTGCTGAGGAGAGTCAGCCTTGTTTGTATTCACTGTGAAAAGAATTTGGATGGGGGGATTGTATGCCATGATTGCAGAGAGTATTACAATGAAGGTTTAATAAGAGTCCTGGAGCATGCATTGAGTCAAAACATGAGCCCAGGACCCAAGTCTTACATTGTACATatactgagtttgtttggcctcTGTGGTTTTCCAAGCAAATTGGGAGGAAAGATGAGAAGTGCATTATGTGATAATGAGCTAGTTGATCTGGAACTGTTGCTTGCAGACAGTGAATCTCTAAGTGCTCATGCAGCTATCCTATCAGTAAGATGTCCTAAACTTTTGCCATCTGAAAAATCCCTTGTCCATGATGGGAAAACAACTGATGAATGGAGGAGAAGATCACTCTATCATGTCCGAATGTCTGGTCGTGTAGACAGTCATGCTCTGAAGAAAATTTTGGAATACACATACACTGGTTTTGTCACAGTAGATGCTGACATGGTTAGGCCTGTAAAGACACTAGCGAAGTATTGTCACTTGAAATCACTGCAAGAGACGCTTCAGAGAGAGCAACCCAGATGGAGCTCTGACTGTCCCGGATATAATCTTACTGCAGCAGTTGAACCAGCTGAACATTCATTCTC GGACATAATTCTGGAGGCGCAGTCAAATGAAAAAATGGAGTGTCGCCATGGCTCATGCGAACTATCAACTCCACATGTGCATAGCCACAAAATTATATTGAGCATGAGCTGCGATTACCTTCGCGCATTATTTCAATCTGGGATGCATGAGAG CTTTGCAGAGGCTATCAGAGTTCCGGTCGGGTGGGGAGCCCTGGACAAACTAGTCCAGTGGTTCTACTCAGGGGAGCTTCCCAGAATCGCCCCGGATTGCCGATGGAAGAACATGAGCTCAGAAGAGCAACTGTCTCATCTAAAACCCTACGCGGAGCTGTCATCCCTGGCCGAGTTCTGGTTCCTGGAGGGGGTGAAGGAAGAGAGCCTTGCAGCGGTGGTCTCCTGCCTGAACTCCAGCACAAGCGCCTCCCTCGAGTTCATCGGCTTCGCGGCCAACTTGGGGCAGTGGGGACTGGTGGAGACCGCCATCGGCAGCGTGGCGCACCTGTACCCGAGGCTGCGGGACTCGGGTCGGCTGGAGCGGCTCGACGAGGACGTGCTCAACATGCTGCGGGCAGAGTACGTTCGGTACTCGCAGCACCGCGGCGGGAGCTACTGA
- the LOC120702264 gene encoding uncharacterized protein LOC120702264, whose product MGASSSSGSEIGDGNANKKSSEEDLNLHPQKFPQVICFNCGETGHFSSGCVKPKVCFMCFCKDHVVENCGEWKKPQPSAQFYGSANRGLGFYHVDVANREGRFKHWAGFENYGVFTVEEGFLEEDEIIKTLRQQVDKNWAWKLLRMDEFRFLVKFPPHIRVESKVLGEATYFYLKNNSVMASLRVWNGDIEPVGQLMETWIQIRGVPPKWSDWTTIREITSTLGKLIEVDWQTLFSSFFTVIRVKINCKDPRKIPDRRVMEMADKLYMISFEVEELDKLKEKMEELNDGLDPSHKGDEDGGERPEEEEDYKPENELPPTNDPDNGNGRSSKQVDNPNNNSGKKTYSVRKALLLLDEKEETY is encoded by the coding sequence ATGGGAGCAAGCTCTAGTAGTGGTAGTGAGATAGGTGATGGGAATGCTAACAAGAAAAGCAGTGAGGAAGATCTGAATCTGCACCCTCAGAAATTCCCTCAAGTAATCTGCTTCAATTGTGGAGAAACCGGCCACTTCAGCTCTGGGTGTGTCAAACCTAAAGTTTGCTTCATGTGCTTTTGCAAGGATCATGTTGTTGAGAATTGTGGTGAATGGAAGAAACCACAGCCTTCAGCTCAGTTTTATGGGAGTGCAAACAGAGGGTTAGGCTTCTATCATGTTGATGTAGCTAACAGGGAGGGGAGATTCAAACATTGGGCTGGCTTTGAGAATTATGGTGTGTTCACAGTAGAGGAAGGTTTCTTGGAAGAAGATGAAATCATCAAGACCCTGAGGCAGCAGGTGGATAAAAATTGGGCCTGGAAGTTACTGAGAATGGATGAGTTCAGATTCTTAGTGAAATTCCCACCACATATTAGAGTAGAAAGCAAAGTGTTGGGTGAAGCTACCTACTTCTATCTGAAGAACAATTCTGTGATGGCATCACTGAGAGTCTGGAATGGGGATATTGAGCCAGTTGGACAGCTAATGGAAACCTGGATACAAATCAGAGGTGTTCCCCCCAAATGGAGTGACTGGACAACTATAAGAGAAATAACCTCTACCTTAGGAAAGCTGATAGAGGTGGATTGGCAGACActtttctcaagcttcttcaccgtGATTAGGGTGAAAATCAATTGCAAAGATCCAAGAAAGATTCCTGACCGTAGAGTTATGGAGATGGCTGATAAACTATATATGATCAGCTTTGAGGTGGAAGAGCTTGATAAGCTGAAAGAAAAAATGGAAGAGCTGAATGATGGGTTAGATCCTAGTCACAAAGGGGATGAAGATGGAGGTGAAAggccagaagaggaagaggactaTAAACCAGAGAATGAGCTCCCTCCCACTAATGACCCAGACAATGGAAATGGACGCTCTAGCAAACAGGTGGACAATCCAAACAACAATAGTGGGAAGAAAACATACTCTGTGAGGAAAGCCCTGCTGCtgttggatgaaaaagaggagaCATATTAG
- the LOC120704209 gene encoding SH3 domain-containing protein C23A1.17-like — translation MASAVASNLPPPAATPYGWLSPRVSFSRDAKGEDMMEPAAAAAATLEPAISKDFIDFEFSLGGSATMLPADELFADGKLLPLRKAAAAAPLPDPEAAAPPPPAPRAEAAMPAPAEPVKPLRAAAVAAADGAADPYVFSPKAPSCSSRWRELLGLKRAAAAQSPSARPSPSPAAAARTPASRAANSAAARSLKLLLQRNTGRASASDLVSAPLLRDSSDSEASLSLASSSRFSLSSSSSSSGHDHDDVPRLSLDSAADPNPLRIRLVRSSHHHHRHSTSGGSTSRAGRSPARRRPSPPPPPRCLSVDSPRMNSSGKIVFQGLERSSSSPCSFHAAAKSRSSRAVDRSYSSGVRVAPVVLNVPVCSRPVFGFFKDKKDSAAAKDASAAAAAAAARSRSSLGRKAAQGWSGELPRSSG, via the coding sequence atGGCCTCCGCCGTCGCGAGTAacctcccgccgcccgccgccacgccgTACGGGTGGCTCAGCCCGCGCGTGTCCTTCAGCCGCGACGCGAAGGGCGAGGACATGatggagcccgccgccgccgccgcggccacgctggAGCCGGCGATCTCCAAGGACTTCATCGACTTCGAGTTCAGCCTCGGCGGGTCCGCCACCATGCTCCCCGCGGACGAGCTGTTCGCGGACGGCAAGCTGCTGCCGCTGCggaaggcggccgcggccgcgcctctGCCGGATCCGGAGGccgcggcgcccccgccgccagcgccgcgggcggaggcggcAATGCCGGCGCCCGCGGAGCCCGTCAAGCCCCTCCGCGCCGCGGCGGTCGCGGCGGCCGACGGGGCCGCCGACCCCTACGTGTTCTCGCCCAAGGCGCCCAGCTGCTCCAGCCGGTGGCGCGAGCTGCTGGGGCTCAAgagggccgcggccgcgcagaGCCCCAGCGCGAGGCCCTCGCcttcgccggccgcggcggcgaggaccccCGCGTCGAGGGCGGCcaactccgcggcggcgcggtcgctCAAGCTCCTGCTCCAGCGGAACACCGGGCGCGCGTCGGCGTCGGACCTCGTGTcggcgcctctgctccgcgACAGCTCCGACTCGGAGGCGTCGCTCtccctcgcctcctcctcccgcttctcgctctcctcgtcgtcctcctcctcgggccACGACCACGACGACGTGCCCCGCCTCTCCCTcgactccgccgccgaccccaaCCCGCTGCGCATCCGCCTCGTCCGCTcctcccaccaccaccaccgccactccACCTCCGGCGGCTCCACGTCCCGCGCCGGACGCAgccccgcgcggcgccgcccgtcgccgccccctcccccgcgcTGCCTCTCCGTGGACTCCCCGCGCATGAACTCCTCGGGCAAGATCGTGTTCCAGGGCCTGGAGCGCAGCTCCAGCTCCCCCTGCAGCTTCCACGCGGCGGCCAAGTCCCGGTCGTCCCGCGCGGTGGACCGGTCCTACTCCTCCGGCGTCCGCGTGGCGCCCGTGGTGCTCAACGTACCCGTGTGCTCCCGCCCCGTGTTCGGCTTCTTCAAGGACAAGAaggactccgccgccgccaaggacgcctcggctgctgctgcggcggcggcggcgaggtcccgGTCGTCGCTGGGGCGGAAGGCGGCGCAAGGGTGGAGCGGCGAGCTGCCGAGATCCTCCGGCTGA